From Acomys russatus chromosome 2, mAcoRus1.1, whole genome shotgun sequence, one genomic window encodes:
- the Prpf4 gene encoding U4/U6 small nuclear ribonucleoprotein Prp4 — MASSRASSTATKTKAPDDLVAPVVKKPHIYYGSLEEKERERLAKGESGILGKEGLKAGIEAGNINITSGEVFEIEEHISERQAEVLAEFERRKRARQINVSTDDSEVKACLRALGEPITLFGEGPAERRERLRNILSVVGTDALKKTKKDDEKSKKSKEEYQQTWYHEGPNSLKVARLWIANYSLPRAMKRLEEARLHKEIPETTRTSQVQELHKSLRSLNNFCSQIGDDRPISYCHFSPNSKMLATACWSGLCKLWSVPDCSLLHTLRGHNTNVGAIVFHPKSTVSLDQKDVNLASCAADGSVKLWSLDSDEPVADIEGHTVRVARVMWHPSGRFLGTTCYDRSWRLWDLEAQEEILHQEGHSMGVYDIAFHQDGSLAGTGGLDAFGRVWDLRTGRCIMFLEGHLKEIYGINFSPNGYHIATGSGDNTCKVWDLRQRRCVYTIPAHQNLVTGVKFEPIHGDFLLTGAYDNTAKIWTHPGWSPLKTLAGHEGKVMGLDISSDGQLIATCSYDRTFKLWMAE; from the exons ATGGCCTCCTCACGAGCCTCCTCCACG gcaaccaaaaccaaagcaccTGATGATTTAGTCGCTCCTGTTGTGAAGAAACCGCACATCTATTATGGAAgcttggaagagaaagagagagaacgtCTGGCCAAAGGAGAGTCTGGGATTTTGGGAAAAGAAGGGCTCAAAGCAGGCATTGAAGCAGGAAATATTAATATAACCTCTG GAGAAGTATTTGAAATCGAGGAGCACATCAGTGAGCGACAGGCAGAAGTCTTGGCagaatttgaaagaagaaagcGAGCTCGGCAAATCAATGTTTCCACGGATGACTCAGAGGTCAAGGCTTGCCTCAGAGCCTTAGGAGAACCTATCACACTTTTTGGAGAGGGCCCTGCTGAGCGAAGAGAAAG GTTAAGAAATATCCTCTCAGTGGTCGGGACTGATGccttaaaaaagacaaaaaaggatGATGAGAAATCTAAGAAGTCAAAAGAAGAG TATCAGCAAACTTGGTACCATGAAGGGCCAAATAGCCTGAAGGTGGCCAGGCTGTGGATTGCTAATTATTCACTCCCCAG GGCAATGAAACGCCTGGAGGAGGCCCGGCTCCATAAGGAGATTCCTGAGACAACCAGAACCTCCCAGGTGCAGGAGCTGCACAAGTCTCTCCGG tcTTTGAATAATTTCTGCAGTCAGATTGGAGATGATCGGCCAATCTCCTACTGTCACTTTAGTCCCAATTCTAAAATGCTAGCCACAGCTTGTTG GAGTGGGCTCTGCAAGCTCTGGTCTGTCCCTGACTGCAGCCTCCTTCATACACTTAGAG GCCATAACACAAATGTAGGAGCAATTGTATTTCATCCCAAATCCACTGTCTCACTGGACCAAAAAGATGTCAACTTGGCCTCTTGCGCTGCTGATGGCTCTGTGAAGCTCTGGAGTCTTGACAG CGATGAACCAGTGGCAGATATTGAAGGCCATACGGTGCGTGTGGCTCGGGTAATGTGGCATCCGTCAGGGCGTTTCCTGGGCACAACCTG ttatgaCCGTTCATGGCGCTTGTGGGATTTAGAGGCTCAAGAGGAGATCCTGCATCAGGAAGGCCACAGCATGGGTGTGTATGACATTGCCTTCCATCAAGATGGCTCTTTGGCTGGCACTGG GGGACTGGATGCATTTGGCCGAGTTTGGGACCTACGCACAGGACGTTGCATTATGTTCCTAGAAGGCCACCTGAAGGAAATCTATGGGATAAATTTCTCCCCCAATGG CTACCACATTGCAACTGGCAGTGGTGACAATACCTGCAAAGTATGGGACCTTCGACAACGACGCTGTGTCTACACCATCCCCGCCCATCAGAACTTAGTGACTGGTGTCAAGTTTGAAC CTATCCATGGAGACTTCCTGCTTACAGGTGCCTATGACAACACAGCCAAGATCTGGACCCACCCAGGCTGGTCCCCACTGAAGACTTTGGCTGGTCATGAGGGCAAAGTGATGGGCCTAGACATTTCTTCTGATGGGCAGCTCATAGCCACTTGCTCATATGACAGGACCTTCAAGCTCTGGATGGCAGAGTAG
- the Rnf183 gene encoding E3 ubiquitin-protein ligase RNF183 — MTEPQGQELTAECPVCWNPFNNTFHTPKVLDCCHSFCVECLAHLSMVTPTRRRLLCPLCRQPTVLASGQPVTDLPTDTAMLTLLRLEPHHVILEGHQLCLKDQPKSRYFLRQPRVYTLDLGPESGSQTGPPQDTAPDTRPVPISIPSHYTLRECVRNPHFRIFAYLMAVILSVTLLLILSIFWTKQFFWGMG, encoded by the coding sequence ATGACTGAGCCACAGGGCCAGGAGCTCACAGCCGAGTGTCCTGTCTGCTGGAACCCCTTCAACAACACGTTCCACACCCCTAAAGTACTAGACTGCTGTCACTCCTTCTGCGTGGAATGCCTGGCCCACCTCAGCATGGTGACCCCGACCAGGCGCCGCTTGCTCTGCCCACTCTGTCGCCAGCCCACCGTGCTGGCTTCGGGGCAACCGGTCACTGACTTGCCTACAGACACTGCCATGCTGACCTTGCTTCGCCTAGAGCCCCACCATGTCATCCTTGAGGGCCACCAACTCTGTCTCAAGGACCAGCCCAAGAGCCGTTACTTCCTGCGTCAGCCTCGCGTCTACACCCTGGACCTTGGCCCTGAGTCTGGGAGTCAGACTGGGCCTCCTCAGGACACAGCCCCTGACACCAGGCCTGTGCCCATCTCCATCCCCAGCCACTACACCCTGAGAGAGTGTGTCCGCAACCCTCACTTCCGGATCTTTGCCTACTTGATGGCTGTCATCCTCAGTGTCACCTTGCTTCTCATCCTCTCCATCTTCTGGACTAAGCAGTTCTTTTGGGGCATGGGGTGA
- the LOC127198470 gene encoding coiled-coil-helix-coiled-coil-helix domain-containing protein 2-like: MKLHSKHTSGVVPPSSQAPEMRAAPSRAPAAQPPAAAAPSAVGSPAAAPRQPGLMAQMATTAAGVAVGSGVGHTLGHTITGGFLRGGNAEPTKPDITYQEPQGRQLLDQQSRGPCSLEIKQFLVCVQNQSDVKLCEGFNHVLQQRRFANGLI, from the exons ATGAAG CTGCACTCAAAACACACTTCCGGGGTGGTCCCTCCATCCAGCCAAGCCCCTGAAATGAGGGCTGCTCCCAGCAGAGCACCTGCAGCTCAgcctccagcagcagctgcaccATCAGCAGTTGGCTCACCTGCCGCTGCACCCCGGCAGCCAGGCCTGATGGCCCAGATGGCAACCACTGCAGCGGGTGTGGCTGTGGGCTCTGGGGTGGGCCACACCCTGGGTCACACCATCACTGGGGGCTTCCTTAGAGGAGGTAACGCCGAGCCCACAAAGCCTGACATCACTTACCAGGAGCCTCAGGGACGCCAGCTGCTGGACCAGCAGTCTCGTGGGCCTTGCTCCCTTGAGATCAAGCAGTTTCTGGTGTGTGTCCAGAACCAGAGTGACGTCAAGCTCTGTGAGGGCTTTAACCACGTGCTACAGCAGCGCAGATTTGCAAATGGTTTGATCTAA